In Devosia sp. XK-2, one DNA window encodes the following:
- a CDS encoding Crp/Fnr family transcriptional regulator, producing the protein MSLVLPSSGRRVSCEQCPLRGLPVFRDFSPGELAFVSSFKAGEMTAEAGTTILSEGAHSAHLFTLLSGWAFRFKMLDDGRRQILNYILPGDLVGLQGSVIGEMEHSVEALSPLVLCVFQRDQLDELFRNHPGLGFDVTWLAAREERMLDDHLLSLGRRTALERAAYLLAFLHERAVSVGLNGGRVTIPLTQQHVADTLGLSIVHTNKTLRKLSNKGLIHWQGRSCEVLDAVELARIAGWEGPGESMRPLI; encoded by the coding sequence TTGAGTCTTGTTCTCCCTTCATCGGGTCGCAGAGTGTCCTGTGAACAATGCCCGTTGCGCGGCCTCCCTGTGTTCCGCGACTTCTCGCCTGGCGAACTCGCATTCGTTTCCAGCTTCAAAGCGGGGGAAATGACCGCGGAGGCAGGCACCACCATTCTGAGCGAAGGCGCGCATAGCGCCCATCTTTTCACCTTGCTGTCAGGTTGGGCATTTCGGTTCAAAATGCTCGATGACGGGCGCCGGCAGATTCTCAACTACATCCTGCCCGGCGATCTGGTTGGCCTGCAGGGCTCGGTGATCGGTGAAATGGAGCACTCGGTGGAGGCCCTTTCCCCGCTGGTCCTATGCGTCTTTCAGCGCGACCAGCTTGACGAACTTTTCCGCAATCATCCCGGACTGGGCTTCGACGTGACCTGGCTGGCCGCGCGCGAGGAGCGCATGCTGGACGATCATCTGCTGAGCCTGGGCCGACGCACCGCCCTGGAGCGCGCGGCCTATCTCCTGGCCTTTCTTCATGAACGGGCCGTTTCGGTCGGGTTAAATGGAGGGCGGGTCACCATTCCGCTGACCCAGCAGCATGTCGCTGATACATTGGGACTGTCCATCGTTCACACGAACAAGACCTTGCGCAAGCTTTCGAACAAGGGTCTCATCCACTGGCAAGGACGGAGTTGCGAGGTACTTGATGCAGTGGAACTGGCACGCATCGCGGGCTGGGAGGGGCCGGGCGAAAGCATGCGCCCGTTGATCTAG
- a CDS encoding RNA polymerase sigma factor, with product MSAEGTSFKREMLATLPSLRAFAVSLTGKHDKADDLVQDTVMKAWAKQSSFEMGTNIKAWLFTILRNEFYSQMRKRGREVQDTDGAFTERLSVHPSQYGSMDLEDFKAALTKLPDDQREAIILIGASGFSYEEAASICDCAVGTMKSRVSRARTRLTELLKISGESDYGPDAVSAQVTSGNHSF from the coding sequence ATGAGCGCCGAGGGAACCTCGTTCAAACGCGAGATGCTCGCGACCTTGCCCAGCCTGCGCGCCTTTGCCGTATCGCTGACCGGCAAGCACGACAAAGCCGACGACCTGGTGCAGGACACCGTGATGAAGGCCTGGGCCAAGCAGTCCAGCTTCGAAATGGGCACCAATATCAAGGCGTGGCTCTTCACCATTCTGCGCAATGAGTTCTATAGCCAGATGCGTAAGCGTGGGCGCGAGGTGCAGGACACCGATGGCGCCTTCACCGAACGGCTGTCCGTGCACCCATCCCAATATGGATCGATGGATCTGGAGGACTTCAAAGCGGCGCTGACCAAGCTTCCCGATGACCAGCGCGAAGCGATCATCCTGATTGGGGCTTCGGGCTTTTCCTATGAAGAAGCGGCGTCGATCTGCGATTGTGCCGTGGGCACGATGAAGAGCCGGGTGAGCCGGGCGCGCACCCGCCTGACCGAACTGCTCAAGATCAGCGGCGAGTCCGATTATGGTCCGGACGCTGTGTCTGCGCAGGTGACGTCCGGCAATCATAGCTTCTGA
- a CDS encoding NepR family anti-sigma factor: protein MKKDNLVTQQRVRMQAGRADDGLGPTSDIGSRLRALYGAVQDEGVPDQLLDLLEKLDSAEKAQSDKSADRGGE, encoded by the coding sequence ATGAAAAAGGATAATCTGGTGACCCAGCAACGTGTGCGCATGCAGGCGGGGCGGGCCGATGATGGGCTCGGTCCGACCTCGGATATCGGGTCGCGGCTCCGCGCCCTTTATGGCGCAGTTCAGGACGAAGGCGTGCCTGATCAGCTCCTGGATCTGCTCGAAAAGCTCGATAGCGCGGAAAAGGCTCAGAGTGACAAGTCTGCCGATCGCGGTGGAGAGTAA
- a CDS encoding response regulator yields MSLSTRIAPHLPYLRRFSRAVTGSQTSGDAYVAATLEALIADISLFPEASTDRIALYKLFSALFSSTAVNVPQPASGFAWEQRAAANLANLAPLPRQAFLLVAVEGFSHAQGAEILSMSEEEFAGLLDEASTEISRQVATEIMIIEDEPLIAMDIEQMVQSLGHKVVSIARTHKEAVNLFDKTRPRMILADIQLADGSSGIDAVNDILNTHSVPVIFITAFPERLLTGERPEPTFLVTKPFNPDMVKALISQALFFDEGSRAAA; encoded by the coding sequence ATGTCCTTGTCCACGCGGATCGCACCGCATCTGCCCTATCTGCGGCGTTTTTCTCGCGCCGTTACAGGTTCGCAGACCTCCGGCGATGCCTATGTCGCCGCCACCCTTGAAGCTCTGATTGCCGACATCTCCCTATTCCCCGAGGCCAGCACAGACCGCATTGCGCTTTATAAACTGTTCTCCGCACTATTCTCCTCGACTGCCGTGAACGTGCCCCAGCCCGCTTCAGGCTTCGCCTGGGAACAGCGCGCCGCCGCCAATCTGGCCAACCTCGCCCCGCTGCCGCGCCAGGCCTTCCTGCTTGTGGCGGTCGAAGGGTTCAGTCACGCCCAGGGCGCCGAGATTCTGTCGATGAGCGAGGAAGAATTCGCCGGCCTGCTCGACGAAGCCTCGACCGAAATCTCCCGCCAGGTCGCCACCGAGATCATGATCATCGAGGATGAGCCCCTGATCGCCATGGACATCGAACAGATGGTCCAGAGCCTGGGGCACAAAGTGGTCAGCATTGCCCGTACCCATAAGGAGGCGGTCAACCTGTTCGACAAGACCAGGCCGCGCATGATCCTGGCCGACATTCAGCTTGCCGACGGCAGTTCCGGCATCGACGCGGTCAACGATATTCTCAACACCCATTCGGTGCCTGTTATTTTTATCACCGCCTTCCCGGAGCGTCTGCTCACCGGAGAGCGTCCCGAACCCACTTTCCTGGTTACCAAGCCGTTCAACCCCGACATGGTCAAGGCGCTGATCAGCCAGGCCCTGTTCTTTGACGAAGGATCAAGAGCTGCGGCCTGA
- a CDS encoding DUF1328 domain-containing protein — MLYYALVFLVIALIAGVLGFGGIAGASAGIAQILFFLFLAFLVVSLVVGLFRRT, encoded by the coding sequence ATGTTGTACTATGCGCTTGTTTTTCTCGTCATCGCACTCATTGCTGGCGTTCTTGGCTTTGGCGGCATCGCCGGGGCATCCGCGGGCATTGCGCAGATTCTGTTCTTCCTATTCCTGGCGTTTCTGGTTGTCTCGCTGGTGGTGGGCCTCTTCCGCCGGACCTAA
- a CDS encoding YdcF family protein encodes MFFVVSKLFWLVAQPVSILFLLVLAGLVLLVLRRRRSAIAALVLALTLTGLIGYTSLGYVAIGPLENRFAVPATPPDNVGAIIMLGGATDSHVSAFRQTVAFNSAGERLTTTLWLARRYPNAKIVLSGGGGSLSPEAESEAETARRFFVEQGVDETRLILEAHSRNTIENAAFTRDILEQGAGQTVLVTSAFHMPRSVGLFRMQGIDVVPWPTDFRSTGSEMFGLDLADPVENLVTTSTAMREWIGLTVYWATGQIGTWFPAP; translated from the coding sequence ATGTTCTTTGTTGTTTCCAAACTGTTCTGGCTGGTCGCGCAGCCGGTCAGCATCCTGTTTCTGCTTGTTCTGGCCGGCCTGGTGCTGCTGGTCTTGCGCCGCCGCAGGAGTGCCATTGCCGCCCTGGTGCTGGCGCTGACACTGACGGGGCTGATTGGCTATACAAGCCTGGGCTACGTCGCTATCGGACCGCTGGAGAACCGGTTTGCCGTGCCGGCAACGCCACCCGATAACGTTGGCGCCATTATCATGCTCGGTGGCGCGACCGATTCCCATGTCAGCGCCTTTCGCCAGACCGTTGCTTTCAATAGCGCCGGCGAGCGGTTGACCACGACGCTCTGGTTGGCGCGTCGCTACCCCAACGCCAAGATCGTGCTTTCTGGCGGGGGGGGCTCACTTAGCCCAGAAGCGGAAAGCGAGGCCGAAACCGCCCGGCGCTTTTTTGTGGAACAGGGTGTGGACGAGACCCGCCTGATCCTTGAGGCGCATTCGCGCAATACGATCGAGAATGCTGCCTTTACCCGGGACATTCTGGAGCAAGGCGCTGGCCAGACCGTTCTGGTCACCTCCGCTTTTCATATGCCCCGGTCCGTCGGATTATTCCGGATGCAAGGCATTGATGTGGTTCCCTGGCCCACCGACTTCCGAAGCACGGGGTCGGAAATGTTCGGGCTAGACCTCGCCGATCCGGTCGAAAATCTCGTGACGACTTCGACCGCGATGCGGGAGTGGATTGGCCTCACCGTCTATTGGGCGACCGGGCAGATCGGGACCTGGTTTCCCGCACCTTGA
- a CDS encoding amino acid ABC transporter ATP-binding protein, translating into MKQAAPAKAEPSPVVELRDLHKSFGALEVLKGISFTAREGQVVSLIGSSGSGKSTLLRCINMLEIPDSGDVLIDGEMISLKGNGQGRSIGDEHQIRRIRSELGMVFQSFNLWAHMTVLENVMEAPLIVQKRARPEVEAEARAMLEKVGIGAKADAYPAQLSGGQQQRAAIARALCINPRVMLFDEPTSALDPELEVEVLRVIKLLADEGRTMVLVTHDMEFARSVSDRVIFLHRGLIEEEGSPEEVFGATKSARLKQFLNAASHS; encoded by the coding sequence ATGAAGCAGGCAGCGCCCGCAAAAGCGGAGCCATCGCCGGTTGTAGAACTGCGCGACCTTCACAAGTCCTTTGGAGCCCTGGAAGTGCTCAAGGGCATTTCCTTTACCGCGCGCGAGGGGCAGGTCGTCTCACTCATCGGGTCGTCCGGATCAGGCAAGTCCACGCTGCTGCGCTGCATCAACATGCTCGAAATTCCCGATAGCGGCGACGTCCTGATCGACGGCGAGATGATCAGCCTCAAGGGCAATGGCCAGGGCCGCAGCATTGGCGACGAGCACCAGATCCGCCGCATCCGCTCCGAATTAGGCATGGTGTTCCAGTCCTTCAATCTCTGGGCGCATATGACGGTGCTGGAAAACGTCATGGAAGCGCCACTGATCGTGCAGAAGCGCGCCCGGCCCGAGGTCGAGGCCGAGGCCCGCGCCATGCTGGAAAAGGTTGGGATCGGCGCCAAGGCCGATGCCTATCCCGCCCAATTGTCCGGTGGCCAGCAGCAGCGGGCCGCCATTGCCCGGGCGCTTTGCATCAATCCCCGCGTCATGCTGTTTGACGAACCCACCTCCGCACTCGACCCCGAACTGGAAGTCGAGGTGTTGCGCGTCATCAAGCTGTTGGCCGACGAAGGCCGCACCATGGTGTTGGTCACTCATGACATGGAATTTGCCCGCTCGGTTTCGGACCGCGTGATCTTCCTGCATCGGGGCCTCATTGAGGAGGAGGGGTCGCCCGAAGAGGTCTTCGGCGCCACCAAATCGGCCCGCCTGAAGCAATTTCTCAATGCCGCCAGCCATAGCTGA
- a CDS encoding transporter substrate-binding domain-containing protein, which produces MKKMMLAAAAVLALGTPALAQDTVRIATEGAYAPWNFLNDAGEPAGFEIDLGNAICETAGLSCQWVINDWDSIIPNLLAGNYDLIMAGMSITEERLETIDFSDNYFPPDPSKFVATAGANLDFAMLSGARVGVQGGTIQAAYAEENLGGANTIVAFSTADQAMADLAAGNLDTILADGAYLEPVVDASNGAIEFVGEDVMIGSGVGAGIRKEDGELKGKIDAALATLKADGTVDALIAQWFDGKGPYFAE; this is translated from the coding sequence ATGAAGAAGATGATGTTGGCAGCCGCCGCTGTTCTGGCGCTGGGCACCCCTGCCTTGGCGCAGGACACTGTGCGCATTGCTACCGAAGGCGCTTACGCCCCCTGGAACTTCCTCAATGACGCGGGCGAACCAGCCGGCTTCGAGATCGATCTGGGCAATGCCATCTGCGAGACCGCCGGCCTCTCCTGCCAATGGGTCATCAATGACTGGGATTCCATCATCCCGAACCTGCTCGCGGGCAATTACGACCTGATCATGGCCGGCATGTCGATCACTGAGGAGCGCCTCGAGACCATCGACTTCTCGGACAACTACTTCCCGCCCGACCCGTCCAAATTTGTCGCCACCGCTGGCGCCAACCTCGATTTTGCCATGCTCTCGGGCGCCCGCGTCGGCGTGCAGGGCGGCACCATCCAGGCGGCCTATGCCGAAGAAAATCTGGGCGGCGCTAATACCATTGTCGCGTTCTCCACTGCCGACCAGGCCATGGCCGACCTTGCCGCGGGCAATCTCGACACCATCCTGGCCGATGGCGCCTATCTCGAGCCAGTGGTTGACGCCTCCAATGGCGCCATCGAGTTTGTCGGCGAAGACGTCATGATCGGTTCGGGCGTGGGCGCTGGTATCCGCAAGGAAGACGGTGAACTCAAGGGCAAGATCGACGCCGCTTTGGCCACGCTCAAGGCAGACGGCACCGTCGACGCGCTGATCGCGCAGTGGTTCGACGGCAAGGGCCCCTACTTCGCCGAATAA
- a CDS encoding ABC transporter permease subunit encodes MIEDLTYWLSYITNGKHLTWYASFQFTVYAALLGGALAVVFGLTGATLKNSRFFVLRLIGSIYSSIVRGVPDVLFFLFFPLAFEQGVEWLVATQVCSPEAIAAQTALWPPCRDANWFLGTTEYLLLASVSLGLVYGAFATNVIHGAMRAVPAGQLEAARAYGMSASQVLWRVHIRQMWVYALPGLSNVWMLIIKATSLLSLLQIADIVLWADRLGAPNFLPAVGLVHDDWRWRYYLVLFVFYILVTWLSERAFEAIMRRAGRGILSEVPA; translated from the coding sequence ATGATCGAAGACCTGACCTACTGGCTCAGCTACATCACTAATGGCAAGCACCTGACCTGGTATGCCAGCTTTCAGTTCACGGTCTATGCCGCCCTTCTCGGCGGCGCGTTGGCGGTGGTCTTCGGGCTGACCGGCGCAACGCTCAAGAATTCGCGCTTCTTTGTACTGCGCCTGATCGGCTCGATCTATTCGTCCATCGTCCGCGGCGTGCCCGATGTGCTGTTCTTCCTGTTTTTCCCGCTCGCCTTCGAGCAGGGCGTGGAGTGGTTGGTCGCAACCCAGGTCTGTTCACCCGAAGCCATCGCGGCCCAGACCGCGCTGTGGCCGCCTTGCCGGGATGCCAACTGGTTCCTGGGCACGACCGAATATCTGCTATTAGCCAGCGTCTCGCTCGGCCTCGTCTATGGCGCCTTTGCCACCAATGTCATTCACGGCGCCATGCGCGCCGTACCGGCCGGACAGCTCGAGGCGGCGCGCGCCTATGGCATGAGCGCAAGCCAGGTGCTCTGGCGTGTCCACATCCGGCAGATGTGGGTCTACGCCCTACCCGGCCTCTCCAATGTCTGGATGTTGATCATCAAGGCGACCTCGCTGCTCTCGCTGCTGCAGATCGCCGATATCGTGCTTTGGGCCGATCGTCTCGGAGCACCCAATTTCCTGCCCGCAGTCGGCCTGGTCCATGACGACTGGCGCTGGCGCTATTACCTGGTGCTTTTCGTTTTCTATATCCTGGTGACCTGGCTGTCCGAGCGCGCCTTCGAGGCCATCATGCGCCGCGCCGGGCGCGGCATTCTTTCCGAGGTACCGGCCTGA
- a CDS encoding ABC transporter permease subunit (The N-terminal region of this protein, as described by TIGR01726, is a three transmembrane segment that identifies a subfamily of ABC transporter permease subunits, which specificities that include histidine, arginine, glutamine, glutamate, L-cystine (sic), the opines (in Agrobacterium) octopine and nopaline, etc.), with protein MQGFFNDLAIMAPAVMFNIYFAAASIPLGFVFAVFLALGKASSNPLINRLSRGYIYAFRGSPLFIQLFMFYSLALSLNISVWRPLGISGFVLHPLFVGPLVLVLNTAAYTAEIFYGALRAVPRGAVEAARAYGMSRSQQFRRVVWPNLIRLAWPAYTNEVIFLFHCTALIYFALPVIGPQADLMITAKTLFERDYNAFLHFSVAALYFLAVSLVVFFLFGLVYQRLMRHLPPQPGLRYVPKWFR; from the coding sequence ATGCAGGGGTTCTTCAACGATCTGGCCATCATGGCCCCGGCGGTGATGTTCAACATCTATTTCGCCGCGGCCTCGATCCCGCTCGGCTTCGTCTTCGCCGTCTTTCTGGCGCTGGGCAAGGCCTCGTCCAACCCGCTGATCAACCGGTTGTCGCGTGGCTATATCTACGCTTTCCGCGGCTCACCGCTCTTCATCCAGCTTTTTATGTTCTATTCTCTGGCGCTGTCGCTCAATATCAGCGTCTGGCGGCCTCTGGGTATTTCCGGCTTTGTCCTGCACCCGCTTTTCGTGGGGCCGCTCGTGCTGGTGCTCAACACCGCTGCCTACACGGCCGAGATCTTCTATGGGGCGCTGCGGGCCGTGCCGCGCGGCGCCGTGGAGGCCGCCAGGGCCTATGGCATGAGCCGCAGCCAGCAATTCCGTCGGGTGGTCTGGCCCAACCTCATCCGTCTCGCCTGGCCGGCCTATACCAATGAAGTCATTTTTCTCTTCCACTGCACGGCCCTCATCTATTTCGCCCTGCCCGTGATCGGGCCGCAGGCCGACCTGATGATCACCGCCAAGACCCTGTTCGAGCGCGATTATAATGCCTTCCTGCATTTTTCCGTGGCGGCACTCTATTTTCTCGCGGTCTCGCTGGTGGTTTTCTTCCTGTTCGGGCTGGTCTATCAGCGGCTGATGCGCCATCTGCCACCGCAGCCCGGCCTGCGCTACGTCCCTAAATGGTTCCGCTAA
- a CDS encoding succinylglutamate desuccinylase/aspartoacylase family protein, giving the protein MTFQQHSSVLTGDAPGQTTTLYWYTAGPEDAPTKVHLQAALHADEQPGTMALHHLLPMLRDADAAAKLNARFVVFPSVNPLGLATRLLRRHIGRYDLETGVNFNRRWPDLYPAIAGDIAGKLTGDPAENLRTIRGAVGAWIDQQQPATAAQRLRLLILKSAHDADIMLDLHCDDESLKHIFTSPDLMPGLQDLADRMQAAATLTAEDSGGGSFDEVLPNLYRKAQRANPDLPIPMGAETATLEYRGQADTHDAIGREDAQGLFDFFAGRDLIVATPEPATPAPGPTPFEATEVLRADRPGLLAYRVALGDRVKKGDIVVDIIAMDGPDAFLARTPLHAGTDGFILSRASAKYVVAGASVAKIVGTEILPMRAGGYLLED; this is encoded by the coding sequence ATGACTTTCCAGCAGCATTCGAGCGTGCTCACCGGGGACGCTCCGGGCCAGACGACCACACTTTACTGGTACACCGCCGGGCCCGAAGATGCCCCGACCAAAGTGCATCTGCAGGCCGCGCTTCACGCCGACGAACAGCCGGGCACCATGGCGCTGCATCACCTGCTGCCCATGCTGCGCGATGCCGATGCCGCCGCAAAGCTCAACGCGCGCTTTGTCGTCTTTCCTTCGGTCAACCCGCTGGGCCTGGCGACCCGCCTATTGCGCCGCCATATCGGCCGCTATGATCTTGAGACCGGCGTCAATTTCAATCGCCGCTGGCCTGATCTCTACCCGGCGATTGCCGGGGATATTGCGGGAAAGCTGACCGGCGATCCGGCCGAGAACCTGCGAACCATTCGCGGCGCCGTGGGGGCATGGATCGACCAGCAGCAACCGGCCACGGCGGCACAGCGGCTCCGCCTGCTGATCCTCAAATCCGCCCATGACGCAGATATCATGCTCGACCTGCACTGCGACGATGAGAGCCTGAAACACATCTTCACCTCGCCCGACCTCATGCCCGGCCTGCAGGACCTGGCCGATCGCATGCAGGCGGCCGCAACCCTGACCGCCGAAGACAGTGGCGGTGGCTCCTTCGACGAGGTGCTGCCCAATCTCTACCGCAAGGCCCAGCGCGCCAATCCAGACCTTCCCATACCCATGGGCGCCGAAACCGCGACGCTGGAATATCGCGGCCAGGCGGACACTCACGACGCTATTGGCCGTGAAGATGCGCAAGGGCTGTTCGATTTCTTCGCCGGCCGCGACCTGATCGTTGCCACGCCCGAGCCAGCCACACCCGCCCCCGGCCCCACTCCTTTCGAGGCTACAGAAGTGCTGCGGGCCGACCGGCCGGGCCTATTGGCCTACCGCGTTGCCCTCGGCGACCGGGTCAAAAAGGGTGACATCGTGGTCGACATCATCGCCATGGATGGCCCGGATGCCTTCCTGGCCCGCACACCGCTGCACGCAGGAACAGATGGGTTCATCCTCTCCCGCGCCAGCGCCAAATATGTCGTGGCCGGGGCCTCTGTGGCCAAAATCGTGGGCACCGAAATCCTGCCCATGCGCGCCGGCGGCTATCTGCTTGAGGACTGA
- the uxuA gene encoding mannonate dehydratase → MRQTWRWFGPKDLTSIDDITQAGAAGVVSALHHVPNGVVWTQEEIAKRHSEIATRKDGSASGLTWDVVESLPVSEDIKKQKGDWREHIANYKISMKHLAESGIETICYNFMPVLDWTRTDLRWTVPNGGSCMRFDINDFAAFDIHILKRPGAAVDFTNAIADEAARRFVAMSEDDKTQLARNVTMGLPGSTESMTLTDVQAHLDEYGAISREQLREHFVNFLEEVVPVAEDLGLRLCCHPDDPPFALLGLPRIMSTEADYRYILDAVDSPANGMTLCSGSLGARPDNDLPGMMERFGPKVHFLHLRNVKRDGQDIAGSFYEAEHLGGDTDMVALIAAILTEERRRKAEGRRDWEIPMRPDHGQDILDDLGRRSQPGYPTIGRMKGLAELRGVMTALEHAQWGLTGR, encoded by the coding sequence TTGCGACAGACGTGGCGGTGGTTCGGCCCCAAGGACCTCACCAGCATAGACGATATTACCCAGGCCGGCGCCGCGGGCGTCGTGAGTGCGCTGCACCATGTGCCCAATGGTGTGGTCTGGACCCAAGAGGAAATCGCCAAGCGTCACAGCGAGATTGCCACCCGCAAGGACGGGTCGGCGTCGGGCCTGACCTGGGATGTGGTGGAAAGCCTGCCGGTCAGCGAGGATATCAAGAAGCAGAAGGGCGACTGGCGCGAGCATATCGCCAATTACAAGATTTCGATGAAGCATCTGGCAGAGAGCGGCATCGAGACCATTTGCTACAATTTCATGCCGGTATTGGATTGGACACGCACGGATCTCAGGTGGACGGTGCCCAATGGCGGCTCCTGCATGCGCTTCGATATCAATGATTTCGCGGCGTTCGACATTCATATCCTCAAGCGCCCGGGGGCGGCGGTCGATTTCACCAATGCCATTGCCGATGAAGCGGCACGGCGTTTCGTCGCCATGAGCGAGGACGACAAGACGCAGCTGGCCCGCAATGTCACCATGGGTCTGCCGGGTTCGACCGAATCCATGACACTGACTGACGTGCAGGCCCATCTTGACGAATATGGCGCGATCAGCCGCGAGCAGTTGCGCGAGCATTTCGTCAATTTCCTCGAAGAGGTGGTGCCGGTGGCCGAAGATCTCGGCCTCAGGCTCTGCTGCCACCCTGACGACCCGCCATTCGCACTTCTGGGCCTGCCGCGTATCATGTCGACCGAGGCGGACTACAGGTACATTCTCGACGCCGTTGACAGCCCCGCCAATGGCATGACGCTGTGTTCCGGTTCGCTGGGGGCGCGGCCGGACAATGACCTGCCCGGCATGATGGAGCGCTTCGGCCCCAAGGTGCATTTCCTGCACCTGCGCAATGTGAAACGCGATGGCCAAGACATTGCCGGATCGTTCTATGAGGCGGAGCATCTAGGCGGCGACACCGATATGGTGGCTCTAATCGCCGCTATTCTGACCGAGGAGCGCCGCCGCAAGGCCGAGGGGCGCAGGGATTGGGAAATCCCCATGCGCCCGGACCATGGCCAGGATATTCTTGACGACCTGGGTCGACGCTCCCAGCCGGGCTATCCCACCATTGGCCGTATGAAGGGGCTCGCCGAACTGCGCGGTGTCATGACTGCGCTTGAGCATGCGCAATGGGGATTGACGGGGCGCTGA
- a CDS encoding DUF4326 domain-containing protein, whose translation MRPARIVLSRRAGFDLQATSQALNGLPAQSVARPGPWGNPFTIAAVMAETGLGKDAAQAEAVARHARWMAGEIDADRPRPSHADIRHALGGKNLACWCRAGTPCHVDTLIALAND comes from the coding sequence ATGAGACCAGCTCGAATTGTGCTTTCGCGGCGGGCGGGTTTTGACCTGCAGGCGACCTCCCAGGCGCTCAACGGATTACCGGCCCAATCTGTCGCGCGGCCGGGGCCCTGGGGCAATCCCTTCACCATTGCCGCCGTGATGGCGGAGACCGGCCTTGGCAAGGATGCGGCGCAGGCCGAGGCCGTGGCGCGCCATGCGCGTTGGATGGCGGGTGAAATCGACGCGGATCGCCCGCGTCCGTCACACGCCGATATTCGACACGCGCTGGGCGGCAAAAACCTGGCTTGCTGGTGCCGGGCGGGCACCCCATGCCACGTCGATACGCTCATCGCGCTGGCCAATGATTGA
- a CDS encoding trimeric intracellular cation channel family protein produces the protein MLLIAFYIAITVEAMTAALAAGRRNMDWFGVCLIACVTALGGGTLRDILLDHYPLIWVKNPYVLLLVCGAALLTIPLARLVDRLKWPFLLLDALGLVVFTVIGCNIGIEAGVHPIIVIVAGMVTGTAGGVLRDVLCNDIPLIFQGELYATVSLVTGTIYYLGLVNEMPGDLMVLVGIASGFTLRVLALVLKWEMPKFVYDRNMRK, from the coding sequence ATGCTGCTCATCGCCTTTTACATCGCCATAACAGTGGAGGCCATGACGGCGGCCCTGGCAGCGGGACGGCGCAATATGGATTGGTTCGGGGTATGTCTGATCGCGTGTGTGACCGCATTGGGTGGGGGCACCCTGCGTGACATTTTGCTCGATCACTACCCGCTGATCTGGGTGAAAAACCCCTATGTTCTGTTGCTGGTTTGCGGGGCGGCGCTGCTGACAATTCCGCTGGCGCGGCTGGTGGATCGGCTGAAATGGCCGTTTCTGCTGCTCGATGCGCTGGGCCTGGTGGTCTTTACCGTTATTGGCTGCAATATCGGCATTGAAGCGGGTGTGCATCCCATCATCGTTATTGTCGCCGGCATGGTCACGGGGACGGCCGGCGGCGTGTTGCGCGATGTGTTGTGCAACGATATCCCACTGATCTTTCAGGGCGAGCTTTATGCGACGGTCTCGCTGGTGACCGGGACGATCTATTATCTGGGCCTTGTCAACGAGATGCCGGGCGACCTGATGGTGCTGGTCGGCATTGCCAGCGGCTTTACGCTGCGCGTTCTGGCTTTGGTGCTAAAGTGGGAAATGCCCAAATTCGTCTATGATAGGAATATGCGCAAATGA
- a CDS encoding cupin domain-containing protein, whose translation MTEQMFFAQPDATGWTELAPGNTRRVLIHTPELMQVEFGFEKGAVGAPHSHPHIQVSYVIEGSFEVTIDGKTEVVGQGGSFIVPSGLVHGVVALEKGRLVDVFTPMRQDFI comes from the coding sequence ATGACTGAACAGATGTTTTTTGCGCAGCCCGATGCCACCGGGTGGACCGAACTGGCCCCCGGCAATACAAGACGGGTGCTGATCCATACTCCGGAGCTGATGCAGGTCGAATTCGGCTTTGAGAAGGGCGCTGTCGGTGCGCCGCATAGCCACCCGCACATCCAGGTCAGCTATGTTATCGAGGGCAGCTTCGAGGTCACGATCGACGGCAAGACCGAAGTGGTCGGACAGGGCGGTAGCTTCATTGTGCCATCGGGCCTGGTTCATGGTGTCGTGGCGCTGGAGAAGGGCCGCCTGGTGGATGTGTTTACGCCCATGCGGCAGGATTTCATCTAG